One Vicia villosa cultivar HV-30 ecotype Madison, WI linkage group LG5, Vvil1.0, whole genome shotgun sequence genomic window, ATTACTTCTTATCACTTCTTATCCAGTGCCCCCGGGGCACTGGTTAGCAGGACCCGATAAGGGCTAGTATGATGATTATAAAAACAGGCATACTCAGCCTTTAATTTTTTTAGGAGTTTGGTTCAAGGATTTAGAAATAATtccataaataaattattcagaAATAAAAATAAGGAAGTTTAAttcccaaatattttttaaaatatatattacttaatatttaaaaaaaaaattaatagttatattttttaataaaaaaatatgtgaaaTTTCATGAAAATGAATATTCCCACCTTACATGAAAATAAAatcattgaaattaattttaattattttatttcttagaACATTTATACAGAAGAATAagttttcttcaaactcttgATAAAATATGGAAATTTAATTCTGAAACTTGAAGCAATTACTTCATTTAAAAAGCActtcaacaacaataataactagTTCTTATATAATACAAATGCTAAAGTTGAAAGAAATTACGAACATGAATTTCCATAATACAAAAATGAGACTTAAAACATTGACTAGACTAATAGCCTGTTTGGATGCGCAGCAAAAAAGGACAGACTTGCATTTTGGACAAGAAGCTACACTTTGTAGCTTCTTTCTTGTTTTCACCGTAAAGTGGCGGTAAACATGCGATGGCTCATTGCAAAAGCTATTCCAAACATGCTAGAAATCGACAAAATATAACTTCTTAGGTTTAGTAATCTTACATAAACTCAATAATTATAAACTGTTTCATTGCATTAATTTCCTGACATGTGAACAAAACTGAATGCAATAAACTCCAACACTCGTCCATAACCCCAACAAGTCCATAAAACTCAGAATTTCCTCCTTTCCTTTGCACGTTTCTGAGTACTTTGGCCCCTGATCTTCCACTTTTCATTCCCAGCTGGCTGCCTCTGCTCTTCGATTTCTCGAACCTTACGCTTCCTATAAAAATTGTTGATATGAAGTAAACTTAAGCTCAATAGAGAGATGCTTTTTAAATTCATGCAAGTAATTTTAACATgcacattgcattaaaattatacCATATACTTATTTAGCAGCAGGATTACagcaaaaataaaactataataataacaCTATCCTGTCTAATGGAAATTTCTGATATTGATTCCCTTGCAACATATAAAACGATTGCATTGCATGCTTTTTCAAACTTAACCGGTAAAATGTTTTTCATTGCATATCTTACCTGAAAGCTGAAAGGTTTTGATCAGCAAGAAACTCATCTGCAAGCGTTTCTTTCCTCTCTTTCTTTGTTAATCTGCCTGAGAAGTAGTCCAGCGGGGAACCTACAATTGTTCCGACCTGATCATATATACAAACGGTGATAAGAAGTTAAAGATGAATCATcgagaaatcaaattttgatggGACTTTCAACAAAACTGAACCTACCTGAAAGTACTTCGGAAGAGTCTTTGATTTTGAACCACCCTTCTTGTAGTGTCGTTTAGGATCAATGGCATCCCTCATCTGTGACCATCAACCAATATATACATATTAAAGTGTAAGTATCATATCTCCACAAATAAAGGCATAAAAAATTGTGGTATGCACAATAAAAATAGATAGCTCAAGATTATCCATGTTTAGCAAATATTGCATAAATGTCTACGATTATTTTAAAACGTTATTGAAGTGAACTGATGAACAATGCTCTTAACATTTCTCCCTAAACTCTCGGTGTACACATCCATGAGCATTGTAGTTTGCTTCCCCGTGTTAGGAAAGTTTCCAGAAGGCTTTGATTTGATGGTTGCCATCAATACTCTAACAAGCATATAAATTTTGTTCATAAGTCAATGCTAATCATAATTTGTTAGGGAAAAACACAAGGGAAATAGTTAGCTCCGCCAATCTTGAAATACTTTAGATCACCAGCAAGTATGAAACCAATACTATGAAAAGGATAACTGAAAGGCAATACAAACATATATAACATGTGAAGGTGGACTATAATTGATGGGAGAGATTAATTAGAAACCTACCTTCGAAAAAAACTACTCTCTTAAATCTTACTGAATTTTTAGTTTGCAAATACCAAATCTTTGCAGAAAAACAGTATCCTATACTTGCTTTACATTCTTTCTTTTCATCTAGGATACTACTGCATTTATATGTCATGCCTATCAACTTAATCTAAGCAAATATCATGTCATCATATTGAAAAATGAATATATTCCAGATCATCTTTGGAGGGCAGGGGAGATAGAACATAATGTCCAAAATTCAATTACCTTTAGTAACTTCAGATCTCTCTGCAGCTCAGGGGTCATGGTTTGAGCAGGCATGTCAAACCTGGTAAagatttaaatataattagaTAACTCCCATTATGATTTCTAACCTAAAAACACACCCACATAGAAATCAAAGGAAATGTATAAATACATATTCAACATCAGTCAAGTCTtatcctttcaaaacaaacaatcaaacaaaaaaaacaaatctcATCCCACTAAGTGTGGTCGGCTACATAGATCATATGCCGGACGCCATAATGTTCAATCATTTAATAGAAAAGTGATGGCTATTTCATTGTAATACTAACATTCATTTTCTGTTAAATTTATattagaattataaaaaaaattctctctTCTCTCAAGTCTCAACTCATACAAAATCAATATGAACAATTCTTCATAAGAGATGAAGGATTGTTCATCTTGATTTTGTAAAAGTTGAGAGAAGAGAGAATCGTATTTATAATTTTGTTATGAATTTAACAGAAAATGAGTGTTAGCTTTACAAGGAAATAGCTAACTGCTATTTATAATAGGCCAAGTTAGTTACACTCAGTTACAGCTCAGCACATGGTTGTTGTAATAACCTTCTAGAGCTTTCTACAGCTGTATAACTTTTTTCTTTCTAACTGTCATTCTGTTTTGCTAATTATATGCAAACAGTAACAGACATGCTACTATACTCTAATGTCATTATCATATCTCTATCCAACTTAATAATCTCTAAATCTATCATGTTTCTAGGTCTTTCTCTGCCTTTAGTGATTTGACTACTCTGCATCTGGTCTATTCTCAAGTGGTCTCAACCACCCAAGGTCTCCTCATAAGCATAGCATTAGAATCTAATCCAGCTCACTATCGCCTGCTCGCATAATCCTCCATCATCGAGCGCgacatatggatccttatcccacctATCTTATGAGAATTCGGGTTCGCGTCTCACGAATACCAATTTGAGTCATACCTCAAGTTCAGATCAACAATGTCCCATATCTGTCAGAAAGAATGGCTCACGCGCCTCGTGCGCGACAGCGATACTGTGGCGCTATACCTAAGTCGAGTTCCCATCATCTCTTTAATGATAGGTGCTAGTACCTCAACTCTCACTCCCTCTCTCTAATGTTGTCATTTCTAATCCTATCATGTCTAGTCTAACCATAATTCAaatgaataaatttataattgacaaaaaattAGCCCCTATCACTAAATGTCCAGTTAAGCTGGGTAAAAGAAAAATAGAGACAATTAAACAAAAGATTTCAACTTTGGTTGCATTAAAAAAAGGTAAAACTTGATTTAGATCATACCATTGTTTTCCAGCAGTATCCTTAACCTGCTGTCTCAATAACTTATTTAATTTTCTGGGATCATTGGGAGGAACCAATAGCCCATTAACCAATTCTGAATTCGGCTTCCAGATAGTGCTACTTGGCGCCTTGGCTTGAAATTGGGCATGAGAAGAATCACTTGTAGCCTTTGACAGGGATGGAAAAGGCAACTGCGGTTGCCATGAGAGGCCAATCACTGGCTTTTTCTCCGGCATTCCTGAACTAAAATGAAAGGCAGtgaaatttcaaaacaaaatgcATTAGGCCTGAAAAGTTGAAAACTCAAGccaaataaaaattcataaaaaactgTTCAAAAATTTCAAGGCACTATAACATTTTTTTTACACAATTAGGATCTAATACAACTAATATACCACTGATGTTTTCACTGATAGCATAAAGAAGGTACAGAAAGTAAGAACAAGCATTGCTGAAATCAAAggtaaaaccataaaccctagaAAATAAGTAAAACTGGCATAAATGAAAGGGAAGAAACAGgtatgagagagaaagagaaagatagtaCGCTACCTTGAAGAATCGAAAATGGCTTGAGAAGGAAGAGAGAGAAGTGCTTGAAGAACCAAATCGAACGAAGACTTAGAGAACGGCTTGAGAAAATGGCTTCAGACAATGGCTTGAAACGAGTCTAGGATGAAATTGAAGAGTTATGTCGGAGactatgttaaaaaaaaattaaaaaagataaaaaataaataataaataaataaataataataataataataataataataataataataataataataatttaataataaaaaaattatatatatcctTCGATCACCTATCaattctaatttatttttaattcatgcGCGAAcaatactattattttattttttttatctttagtATCAATATCCTATCAATATCACATTTGcaaaaatgaaaggaaaaaaaaaaataagaattataAAATAGAGAAAAACTGAGTTTTAACTAGCAgactaaaatattaaaaacaccaaaatatcAGTATCAAAATGTTAACAACATCAAAATATAGAGACTAAAATTGCATTCATAAAACTAATTGTGTATTGAATCTTTTCTCTCCCTCTAAGTTTTTATTTACACTTTCTCTCACTAGTTCTTATGGTATAATGTATTTGTGAGGAAAGATCTTCTGTAAGTGAGGTATCTTTATAATTCTTGATGGGTAGCACTATATAAGTTCTCCAAGAATGTTATTTAAGCATCTTGGATGAACATATTCCATTTAGGGATAAAAATATGTGGTTAGAAGTTAAACCCGTTAAAGGTTTTGGTTGGGGATTGTATGATCAGTTCCTATGTTTATTTAGGTTAAAGATCGTTAATATTGATGAACTTCCGTTAATGCTCTTAGTAAGTCTTGTTTATTTAAAGGTTGAAGATTATCAATATTGATGTATTGACCATTAGGTTCATGGTTAGCCCCCGTTTAAAACCATAGGTTAGAAGATCAGCATGTTAAAATCTCAAGGGATTATTAGTTATCCTGTTAAGCCAAATAGAGCTCAATTATTTTGTAGAGAGGGGATTAATCACTTCAATCTACAGTTGGGAAGAAATTTTGACTTCTTTAGTCTCAGCATTTTCAATGGAGAAGACACAAATGATCATACCTTTCATCTTGTAATATCTTGGTTGTAGGACAACCACCATTTCCTTGTATAAAAGGGTTCGTGGGCTTCACCTACTAAAAACTCTCAAGTATATAATGAAAACTCTCAGGATCAGTTCTTGGAGAGAGAAATAGGTCTTTTATTTTTTACTGAACCTTTATAACTCTTAGTGTTTTTCTTCTTCCCTTAActcttttactttccgcactttatttttatattccGCTACTtagaaatagaaaaatattttcaagCTTTGATTTTAATCTCgaaaagttttcaaaacattGTTTTTCCAAACAGCACAATTCACCCACCCCCCTTTTATGTGTGAAGTTTCAAATCTAACAGTACATATCCTGAAGCCAAGACATCCGTAGGTGAGCTCTCCTGTTAAACTCAAACTCTTCTAGCACGGCCTCCTCGGTGATTCCCAAATCATGTACATCCTTCATACATTCAAGCTTCTAGTTAATAACAAGAGCGATGAAAAATCTATCGGCGATGGGAGATGGAACTGTGTGGAGACATCATCCAAAGTGATAGTCATCTCTCCAAATGGAAGATGTCATTCACCATACTTGACACTTCACTTCTGACTGCCTTTGTTGAGCGATGGCACAAGGAGATATTTTCGTAACCTGCTCAAGCATCGGAATCCTAAGAAAGTTCTTCATCTTAGACCCGTGGAATGTCACCTTCAGTGTAGAACACTCCTGTagcaaataaattttaaaaaatcattagTTAGATTTCAACACATCatggaaaataataattaaattaaagttaAACATAAAATAGGTATCCCACTCCCTGTCATAATTGATATGCCACATGGTCAGCATACTCGGTAAGCATTGAGTCCTCCCAGAAACTCTTCATCAGTATGCACAAATGGCTTTGTCGAAGCAGGGGTTATAACCTATGTACCATCACCAGTAGCAGTATCCTCATCAGCAATATGGATTGGATCGTGGCAGCCACCTCATAAGCAATAGGGGGATGTGTCTCATCCACCTCATCACCAATAAGGATCGCATCTGTCTCGGCCACCTCATCAACAAAAGGTGCCACATATGTCACTACCACCTCAACTGGGTCAATAATAGTATGACCCTATTGAGCATGAACATCCCCAGCATCATCTCTTGGCTCCTGAACATAAACAACCCCAACATCATCTCTAGGTTGCTCGTTTGATCTAACTGCTCGGCATCGGCTGCTATGGGATGGCCGAAACTGCACCTGCTCAACCAACTGTTTCTGGTGAGAACCGATTGGAACTACTCGTCCAGTCCGCAGTTGGGAAGACTCTGCCTCAGCAACCCTATCTTGTGTTGCCGCTCTATCGGTGGTCCTGCTAGCAATGGTGTCCTTTTCCAGATTCttcattgaaaattaaaaaaatgcaaaaaaataaGTAAATTACATATTATCGAAAATTCCtacatatttaaaattttccTACATATTACCGGAAATTCTAAAATTTCTGGTATGATATTCAAAATTTAACTACCGGAAATTCTGCAATTTTcggtaaaattttaattttttgaactaccaaaaattctaaaatttttataTGATGCTATGAATAAATACTAAAAATTCGAAATTCACGGTATAAacgaataaaaaaaaatactagaaATTATGAATTTCCCGGTAAAAATGTAAAGGATTGTACTAAATTGTGAAATTCCCAGTAAAAAACTTACTTTTCACGAAATAAATTTCCAATGACGCCTTGGAGGTTTCCAAATTTGTGCAAGTTCTAAGTGAATTTTGAAAATGAATGGAAATTACGCAGATTATTAATGTCACATCCCTGAATTAGAGGGGTGTCAGATATAACTTATAAGTAAGGGTGGCAAGTTAATTCCCCTTGTATCACAAATATTGAATATGAGGAGTGTCAAATATAAGTGAAGGTGTCAGATATAAATGGGGTGACAAGTTAATTCTCCTTGTATCACAAATACTGAATTTGAGAAGTGTCAAGTATAAGTGAGGGGTAGGGATGTCAACTTGTCTCCGTTAGCGGGGATCCCCATGGGGATTCcccgtttggggccccaaagGCGGGGAATTTTCTCCCCACGGGGACGGGGAcggggaacaaagtctccccgaagaCACTTTggggacgggggtggcgtaaatatcccccgccccgtggagtccccgccccgcctaaaatagcataatgtcctgaatttatgtataattttaaattattatgtaagtttatttttcattttatatgattaatcttatacaaaaattaaaaatatatatgtattgtttgtAAAAGAGTGggatctaaatgattatttcagttttttttttttttttaaattttggtggtcatgacactcaatattatagattaaatattgttaaaacaatatatttatcataaagaaataatttctaaattttttgtggttagtttttgaagcttttactattaatttgatttaaaataataaataaaaaattatatttatggaTCTCCGCAGGAACCGCGGGGATCTGTGGGGACCCGTGGGGacccgcggggacggggatgggggagaaaattcccccgtagcggggacccgaagcggggatggggaataaattcgagggcggggattgtgatgggaatgtatcccccgcccccgccccgccccgccccattgacatccctagtgAGGGGGTAACAAGTTAATTCCCCGTATATCACAAATACACATGTTAATTGATATTGTACTCTTTTGTTTATTATTGTTGGGAAATGCTCACCCTTCCACCCTTATAGGAGATTTATACATGTCACCCTCCATTATTTTTATTCCAATTTTACTTCTGATGATATACAAAGAATTTCTGGACAAAATTTCCGGTACACCCTACCAAATTTTCAGTACGAGGAAATTTTCGATAGTGTATTTAAAATTTTCGATATACCAAAAGTTTAAATAATCTATCGGAAATTTCCACCTCCACCTGCTCCTAAATTTCCACTTTATTAGATGGTATGATAATATGCattgaaattttcaaaattttcgatATAATAATacgtaccggaaatttcaaattttccggTAATATTGATAAATGATAATACCAAGAactttgaaatttccggtaacaAATAtaggaaaatttgaaatttccggtacaatATACCGAAAATTTCACAAAATATATCGTAAATCTTACTTGTTTTCGTCAAATTTTCAGTATCGTCAGAGAACTTGAAAAATCCAATTATTCCCATAAATTTATGAAAATGTGACAATAAAAATTGATTGGATAATTTGGTCTTTTCATAGATCTGAGAGGATGCTATGTATAATTTAGGGAATGGCAAGATAAATTCTCCCTTATAGAGGTGCTCTCCCACCGCCGAAGTTATATCCTATTATAATTGTATTTGctacatataaaaaaatatagcatatcaagatttttttttatgaataacaaggtattaaaaaaaatacgcGAATAACCATGTTTCGAAGTTAATTATCTAAAAAACCATGTTTCTGAAAATCTATATACGGAGGCGCCAAATAGATCGGCGATACTTCCTAAAGTTGTAAGGGAGGC contains:
- the LOC131607362 gene encoding rRNA-processing protein fcf2-like, coding for MPEKKPVIGLSWQPQLPFPSLSKATSDSSHAQFQAKAPSSTIWKPNSELVNGLLVPPNDPRKLNKLLRQQVKDTAGKQWFDMPAQTMTPELQRDLKLLKMRDAIDPKRHYKKGGSKSKTLPKYFQVGTIVGSPLDYFSGRLTKKERKETLADEFLADQNLSAFRKRKVREIEEQRQPAGNEKWKIRGQSTQKRAKERRKF